The following nucleotide sequence is from Cryptococcus neoformans var. grubii H99 chromosome 5, complete sequence.
TGATCCTGTTGAAAGGCGGATGAGGGTTGTCAGTCTGGGTGGGGGTTTGGGTGAGAGTTGGGGAATAATAGAGACGTACGCAGCTGCAAAGAGCGATAGACGCTCAAACTTTTCCAAACCATGGTAAAATACCGAGCCTGCTTGATCTTTCATCAGTTGCAattccatcttccataCGGCAGAAAATAAAACGGGAGAAAATCAAccggaaaaaaaagagacgTACGGGGATCAGCCATAATCTCCAACAAAGGCCTTGGATCATCTTCTGAATACTTGTCAACGACGTATAGCTGTTCGCCTGATCGGGACATGATACGTGCGCCGAGCCAGCAGAGGAGTGTTGAGAGGAGGGTGTCTTTGTTTTTCGCGTTTAGGTTATTTACTCAATGCGGGGCTTGTTTTAAGTAACTCACTGTAGCGTGGGATACCGTAATGCTGTAAAATATCGCAATGATAAAATTCGGGTATCAGCCGCCAGTATTATAAAAGTATTTGTGGACGATAGGATCACGACCAGGACTTacgggagaagagagggtggagaaggagatgggtTTGTGGGTATCGAAGAATGAGGGGGACCGCGAGTGGAGGAGACCGATGAGGTACCTTGCCACGACTAAaaaacatcatcatgaGAAAGACAAAACTCgtcaaaaaaaaaaaaaaagtaaaCACGCACGCCCTCCGAGGGAATACCCAGTCACGCTAAACTTGACGACTAGTTTGTGCTGCGATTCCAATTCTTTCACTTTCTCGTCGACCTGTTTTTTTCATGGCGTGAATTCGGGCGGAGCGATTAGAAATTGATTAGACGAATGAGAAGGAACGTACCTCCCAAGCGACCCGGCTGGCACAAACGTCGATCCCGTCATATGTCAACTGAGAAGTCATCCCGCCAGCGATCATGATCACCAActcttccccatctccgtcttcttccaaccccGCGTGGCTCTGGGCGTgggacgaggacgaggacggGGACGGGGACACCTTGAGGGTTTTAGTTATGACCGGGTCCTCTGCAGGACCTGATACTTGCGAGTCGGCGTCGGCGCGGACCGCGTGTACCTGGGCGGGGTGGGCAGCAACCCAGGCAGCTTCGAGTTCCTCTTTCGCCACCCGCAAGTGGGCAGGGCAGCCCCATAGACCGTGTATGAGGAGGACTAGGTGGACTTTTGTGGGGGAGGGCATCGAGCGGGGAcggggggcggggggggcggggggagTGGCGAGAAAAGTGGAAATGAAAAACGAAACACAAAGAGATCTAGCCTTATCTCACCCGCCAACACGCGGCCAGTGCCCGTCCCCGGCCAACGGTCATCGCCGCTCACAAATTAGAAGTCAAGTACGTCTTTTCCATGCATTTTGCATTTTGCGTTTAATTGATATAAAATTTCTGGATGGTAAAATCTACCAAGTGTTCCCGCTCTTTTCAGTGGAAAACAATTCTTTGcttctccattctttcccTTGAAATCTCTGCACTGAGATCCCGTTCATCTCCGAGTTtccatcgccatcgcccCAAACCCAGACCCAAACCCAGACGCAAGCGTAAAAAAGCTTAAGCCTGGGTTTCTTCCTGGgcagcagccttcttcttcttcttgggcgCACGCAGGGGCTGGGCAATGAGGTCCTTgagctcttcatcttgcaaggatttggaagaggagaccTTGTCGCTGTGTATTACAGAATTTAGAGGTGTATTACAAAATTTAGAGGATTTAGGGAAAAGCAGTGGAAtgtgaggatgaagactTACGCAGAGTACCAGGCGGGGGTGGGGGACAAGAGAAGAGGACCGGcggggaggagggcgacTGACCGGTCGTTTAGCTTGGCACAAGGCgaaaataataataataaaaaatGGCGTactggtgaagaagaactcGGCGACGAGGGTACCGGGCGCAGTCTGGACAATGTCATATGGCTTCAAAAGACCTATTAATACTCTCATCAGTATTGTGTTATTAAAGAGTCATTTGCGACACACCATGAGAAACCGCCTCCTGGACAGCCATCCTTGCcctcttttcatcatcaagcgCTCGGAGGGTAAAAGGGAAGGCGCCGGCCTTCTTTTGAATCTCGGAAAAGACGGCTCGGGAAGTCTTCATCTTGAGCTGGTAGTTGGTGTCGCCTCGCTTGTAGATGGATGTGCGGGAAGGGTCCGCCTTGGCCTGGGTGAAATTTTAGCCATGTGAATCAAAAATGCGAATGCGTATAAAAAGTTTACCTTGCCGTTGGTACCGGTGACGACCAAGACGTCCACACCGTAgacctcgccctcctcaaAGGTGGCAGTCTCGTGATCCCTCCTCAGCTCTGGCGAAGGGTTGAGCAACACGCGCTTCTTACCATCCGTCACATTCTTCTCGTGCTGGCAGGAAAGCATACCCTCCACAGCGACACAGTCATAAGACCTGGTGGCCTTGTCAACGACCTCGGTGACGTCCCAGTTCCTGGCACCGGCTTT
It contains:
- a CDS encoding DNA-binding protein — its product is MSAPAVDLKKPAQEAQTDKEVQKGLSDDALTKYTSAGQALGHVLKKLVPQITPGKKVLDLCIEGDKLVAEAVAPLWNKPKNGVKVGKGSAFPTSISVNNVVSHVSPLPSDPEIELKDGDVVKVMLGIHLDGYPVTHAETIHLSAKTDGLAADVIKAAYDAAQLAMRTLKAGARNWDVTEVVDKATRSYDCVAVEGMLSCQHEKNVTDGKKRVLLNPSPELRRDHETATFEEGEVYGVDVLVVTGTNGKAKADPSRTSIYKRGDTNYQLKMKTSRAVFSEIQKKAGAFPFTLRALDDEKRARMAVQEAVSHGLLKPYDIVQTAPGTLVAEFFFTIALLPAGPLLLSPTPAWYSADKVSSSKSLQDEELKDLIAQPLRAPKKKKKAAAQEETQA